GCCTTCATCCAAGTGATGGAAGAACAAGCATGACTCAGATGCAGGGGACGTCACGAGACGGACTCCTGCATTTTTAGTGGATTATGAAAAAAATGCAGTAATTCGGTGTGAGAAGGTGTAGAATGAATGAGTCTCAGTCGTTCATGCTCCTGAGAGTTGTTGAAATTAGGAAGGTGTAGAATCACATGCTAGTAAAATATAAGAAGTTGAATGAACGGACCGCGATGGGGCTGATCGCCTTTTCGTGCGAAGTGAAGGATCCGAAGTATTTGCTTGAAACGGTTCAAGCCTATGAACAGGAAGAAGACCAACGCTTGTATTTGTACAAACAAGATGAGGATTTCGTTGGTGTCATCGGGTTTCAATTAATGGATGGCCATGCTGAATTGAAACATATCGCCTTATCGCCGTCATTCCGGGGAGAACGGATGTCGTATCTCTTACTGGATGAAGCAACTAAGCTTCTTCGAACGGATATTACGGGTGCGACCGAAGAGACGCAACGCCTTGTCGACAAATGGAAAAATCAATAAAAAGACCGGTCCATGGCTTAAATGGACCGGTCTCTTCGGTTTTGTAGCGCTTCTTGTCGTGCCGTGACGACGTCCGTACGATCGCGCAAACGGTGTTTATGCGTCACATAATCGAGATCAGGTGCTGTCGCTTCAAGTGCGACGGTTCGGATGACGTCCGAGAAGACAGGTAACGGGATGTGTCGATAGACCGGATCTGTGAAGTGATCGCGATGATCGAGTAGGCGTGAGACATCGATACCAGACGTGATAAGCGCTGCTCGGTGGCGTTCGATCTTATCGAATGCCTTACTGTACGTCCGTTGTGCACCGGATTGGTTATTGCGACGATGATGATAGCGGGCGACGGCCAGCTGGATCAGACCGACAAGCGCCTCGTCCTGACGTTGTCCTTCTTGCCAGACTTCCTCTAAAATTTCATGGCACTCGAAGTAATCGTGCCGGATGTTGAATTCAAATACGAATCGTTCAATCGGATTCATGGAATCACCTCTTCCTTTGAATATAACATAGTCGAACCCACCAGTTGTATGGTATACTAAGGCGCAAAAAACGTTGATGGGCAGGGAGAATCATGGAATCATACAGTGTAAAGATGGATGCGTTTGAAGGCCCGCTGGACTTGCTGTTACACTTGGTTGGTAAATTAGAAATCGATATTTATGATATATCCGTTTCCATGGTGACGGATCAATATGTGTCCTATATCCGTGCGATGCAGCATCTTGAACTAGATGTTGCTAGTGAATATCTTGTCATGGCAGCGACGCTGTTGCAACTGAAAAGCAAACAACTCTTGCCGATCGAACAGACGGAATACGATGAGATTCCTGATTTCGAGGAAGAACCGACACGAGAAGGTCTGATTCAACAGTTGATCGAGTATAAAGCATATAAGGAAGCGGCACTCGTCCTGAAAGAAAAGGAAGAGGCACGCCTTGAGCTGTTCTCGAAACAACCAGAGGATTTGATGCGTTATCTCGACACGGATGCACAAGAGTATAATGGTACGTTATCTCTGAGTGATTTATTACGTGCCTATGAAAAAATGCGCCAACGTGAAGCTTGGAAGGTACGTCGTTCGAAGACGGTCAAACGAGAAGAACGTTCACTCGAGCAACAGATGGAGTCCGTTGCCCGGTACGTCGCGACCCGGGAGCGTACGACATTCTTCGGCTTTTTTGCGGAGCAACCGACGGTCGAAGAACTAGTCGTCAGTTTCCTCGCTGTTCTTGAGCTTGTCAAGCAACGGGTCATTGATTGTGAACAGATGACCGATGATATCCTATTGCGGAGCATGGTGAAGGAGGAGAGTCAGATTGGCGTATGAACAAATCATTGAGAGCCTGTTATTCGTCGTCGGAGACGATGGGATCGATCCACGTGGTCTCAGTCAAGCGCTAGAGATCAGTGAAGCGGCAGCACGTGAACAGTTGCTGGCTCTTCAAACGACATTCGAAGCAGAGCAGCGTGTGCTCCAAATCGTGGAGTCGGGTGGTGTCTTTAAAATGGTGACACGAAAAGAAATGTCGCCGTATATTCAGGCATATGCCGGTTCGCTCGCAGAAGATTCCTTGTCTCGAGCAGCAATGGAGACACTCGTCATCATCGCATACAAACAACCTGTCACACGTGCTGACATCGAAGTCGTTCGTGGTGTGAAGACGGAGCGTGTCATCCATACGTTAAGTGCAAAAGGTTTAATTGAAGAGGCGGGACGCGCCAAAGGCGTCGGTCGCGCAAAATTGTATAAAACGACGGATCATTTCCTGGACCATTTTGGTCTAAACAGTATTGAAGAGTTACCGCCACTCGAGTTCGAAGAAACGTTCGAATCGGATGGAGATCTCTTCTTCCGGAATGATCCTTCATTAGAGGAGAGAGTGAATTAATGGAACGGTTACAAAAAATCATCGCACAAGCAGGTGTCGCTTCGCGGCGTAAAGCAGAGGAATTGATCACAGCAGGTCGCGTCAAGGTCAATGGAAAAGTCATCACGGAGCTTGGAACGAAAGTCGGAGCACGTGCAGAAGTCGAAGTAGACGGCGTTAAGCTTGAGCGTGAAGAGCACGTCTATTACATGCTCTATAAACCAACAGGTGTCGTCTCGACGGTTGAAGACGATAAAGGACGTAAGACGGTCGTTGATCTCGTACCACCCGGACACCGTGTCTTCCCAGTCGGTCGACTCGACTATAATACGAGCGGTCTTCTTTTAATGACGAACGACGGTGAATTCTCGAACCTGTTGCTTCATCCGAAATATAAGGTACCGAAGCGCTA
This region of Exiguobacterium acetylicum DSM 20416 genomic DNA includes:
- a CDS encoding GNAT family N-acetyltransferase → MLVKYKKLNERTAMGLIAFSCEVKDPKYLLETVQAYEQEEDQRLYLYKQDEDFVGVIGFQLMDGHAELKHIALSPSFRGERMSYLLLDEATKLLRTDITGATEETQRLVDKWKNQ
- a CDS encoding DUF309 domain-containing protein, which gives rise to MNPIERFVFEFNIRHDYFECHEILEEVWQEGQRQDEALVGLIQLAVARYHHRRNNQSGAQRTYSKAFDKIERHRAALITSGIDVSRLLDHRDHFTDPVYRHIPLPVFSDVIRTVALEATAPDLDYVTHKHRLRDRTDVVTARQEALQNRRDRSI
- a CDS encoding segregation/condensation protein A, with product MESYSVKMDAFEGPLDLLLHLVGKLEIDIYDISVSMVTDQYVSYIRAMQHLELDVASEYLVMAATLLQLKSKQLLPIEQTEYDEIPDFEEEPTREGLIQQLIEYKAYKEAALVLKEKEEARLELFSKQPEDLMRYLDTDAQEYNGTLSLSDLLRAYEKMRQREAWKVRRSKTVKREERSLEQQMESVARYVATRERTTFFGFFAEQPTVEELVVSFLAVLELVKQRVIDCEQMTDDILLRSMVKEESQIGV
- the scpB gene encoding SMC-Scp complex subunit ScpB; translation: MAYEQIIESLLFVVGDDGIDPRGLSQALEISEAAAREQLLALQTTFEAEQRVLQIVESGGVFKMVTRKEMSPYIQAYAGSLAEDSLSRAAMETLVIIAYKQPVTRADIEVVRGVKTERVIHTLSAKGLIEEAGRAKGVGRAKLYKTTDHFLDHFGLNSIEELPPLEFEETFESDGDLFFRNDPSLEERVN